A part of Anolis sagrei isolate rAnoSag1 chromosome 3, rAnoSag1.mat, whole genome shotgun sequence genomic DNA contains:
- the WDR53 gene encoding WD repeat-containing protein 53 — protein MAEKWSSGHSSSILCLNVSKDGLLASGAEGGELTIWNEEGRPLEHAQLHKTDDITSVVFSPTFPKRLYASHGETVSVLDTRCLKEPVEHFHVNEEEINCLSVNETDSFLAAADDSGAIKIIDLESKKLSRCLRRHSNICSSAVFRPQRPQSLLSCGMDMKVMMWNLQKARPLWVVNLQEEAADEQSAGQLFNPPLVHSLSVSICGNIFGCGAEDGKIRIFRVVGSKFEQEMAFKGHSLGVSQVYFLPESYQFITGGNDGKVLLWDISNEVRKLKSPVKSIPRRKTKMSNTKTVDKSDTELTSGSVGFSPKLTIEHGEKVNWISFTEIKGSRRVLVADQSSSISVYPITES, from the exons ATGGCAGAGAAGTGGAGCAGTGGACACTCTTCTTCAATACTATGTTTGAATGTGAGCAAAGATGGCCTCTTGGCATCCGGAGCAGAAGGAGGGGAACTTACAATCTGGAATGAGGAAGGGAGACCATTAGAACATGCACAGCTCCATAAAACAGATGACATCACCAGCGTAGTGTTTTCTCCCACCTTTCCAAAGAGACTGTATGCATCTCATGGGGAGACTGTTAGCGTCTTGGATACCAGATGTCTCAAGGAACCAGTAGAACATTTCCATGTAAATGAGGAAGAGATCAATTGTCTCTCAGTAAATGAAACAGACAGTTTCTTAGCTGCTGCAGATGATTCTGGAGCAATAAAGATAATTGACTTGGAAAGCAAGAAGTTAAGTCGATGCCTGAGAAGACATTCAAATATTTGTTCATCTGCAGTGTTTCGACCTCAGAGGCCTCAAAGCCTTCTTTCATGTGGCATGGATATGAAG GTCATGATGTGGAACTTGCAGAAAGCTCGCCCACTGTGGGTTGTGAACTTGCAAGAAGAGGCAGCAGATGAGCAGTCGGCTGGCCAGCTCTTTAACCCACCCCTGGTCCATTCTCTATCAGTGTCTATTTGTGGCAATATTTTTGGTTGTGGAGCTGAAGATGGAAAAATCAGAATCTTCCGGGTAGTTGGTTCTAAGTTTGAACAGGAGATGGCATTTAAGGGCCACTCCTTAGGAGTGTCACAGGTTTACTTTTTACCAGAATCCTACCAGTTCATTACAGGAGGAAATGACGGCAAAGTTTTATTGTGGGACATCAGCAATGAAGTAAGAAAGCTGAAGAGTCCAGTCAAGTCCATCCCCAGAAGGAAGACTAAGATGTCAAATACCAAGACAGTTGATAAATCAGACACAGAGCTTACAAGTGGCTCTGTGGGCTTTTCACCCAAACTAACCATTGAGCATGGAGAGAAAGTGAACTGGATTTCATTCACAGAGATTAAAGGTTCTAGGAGAGTATTGGTTGCCGATCAGTCTAGCAGTATATCTGTCTATCCTATTACTGAGTCTTAA